DNA from Nitriliruptor alkaliphilus DSM 45188:
ACGGCTGCCGAGGCCGAGCGGCCTCCGGCCTCGGCGTTGTGCACCACCACCAGCCCCTCGCCGGTGGGACCGACCAGCGCGTCCTCCGAGGTGATCGGCGCACCGGTCGCCGGGCGGGGGTCGGCCAGCGGCCAAGGTCGGGTCGTGGCTCTGGCGACGGCCACGCCGATGGCCGATCCGACGAGGACGTCGCCGGGGTAGTGCACGCCGGTGTACACCCGTGAGGTGGCCACCCCGGTCGCCAACGTCAGCAGCGGCAACCGCAGCCGAGGGTCCTCGAGCGAAGCACCGGTGGCGAACGCGAACGCGGACGCCGAGTGGCCCGACGGGAAGGAGGTGGAGGCGGGAACGCGCGCGAGGCGGCGCACCTCGGGTACGACGGCCAGGTCCGGGCGGGTCCGCCCCGTCAGCAGCTTCGCCGGCAGGTTGGTCAGCGCCGAGGTCGCCGCGACGGCCAGCAGCCCCCGTGTGGCGGCCCGGCGACCGAACCGGCCCCCCGTCGCGGCCGACACCGCTGCGATGCCCATCCACAACCGCGAGTGGTTGGCAGCGCGTGACAGCCGAGGGAGCACGGTGTCGAGGACCGGCACCTCGGTGCGGGCGACGGCGCGGAACAGCGCGAGGTCGGCTCGACGGAGCGGCAGCGGCACGAGCGACCGGACCCGTCGCTGGACGCCGGCCCAGGCGGTGGTGGGCCCCATCGAGAGGGCGGGTCCCTCCGCGGCAGCGGTCACGGCGTCGCCTCCGGATGTGGTCGAGGGTCGTCACCGACCCGAGCCGACCGCTGCGGACGCGTCAACCGACCTTCAGGCGAACACCCGCCGGCGCCGTGGCCCGGGCCGAAGGTCCGTCGGAGGTCGGGGCGCTCGCCTCTCGGCCGCTGGGGTGGCGGGGAGGACGCTCGGTCGTGCGCCCGTCCTCCCGTTGCGCCGTCCCACAGGAGCCGTTCCATGAGAGCTGCCATCGTCCGCGCCTTCAACGCGCCGCTCGAGGTCACCGACGTCCCGACCCCCGAGCCAGGCCCCGAGCAGGTGCTCGTCCGCATCGAGGCGTCGGGCCTGTGCCACACCGACATCCACGCCTGGCGCGGTGACTGGCCCGTCAAGCCGTCGCCGCCCTTCATCCCCGGCCACGAGGGGGTCGGCATCGTCGAAGCGATCGGTGCCAGCGTCACCCGCGTCGCGGTCGGCCAGCGGGTCGCCCTCCCGTGGCTCGCCACCGCCTGCGGGACCTGCGACCACTGCGTCGGTGGCTGGGAGACCCTCTGCGAGTCCCAGCAGAACACCGGCTACTCGGTCGACGGTGGGTACGCCGAGTACGCCGTCGCCGATGCGCGCTACGTCGGGCTCGTCCCGAAGGGCATCGATCCGGTCGACGCCGCACCGCTGACCTGCGCCGGCGTGACCACGTACAAGGCGGTGAAGGTCGCCGGGACCCGTTCCAGCGACCTCGTGGCGGTCTTCGGCGTCGGTGGTCTCGGTCACCTCGCCGTGCAGTACGCCGCGATCGCCGGCGGCACCGTCGTGGCAGTCGACCTGTTCGACGACAAGCTCGAGCAGGCCAAGACCCTCGGCGCGACCTACACCGTCAACGCCCGCGAGCAGGACGTCGCGGCCGAGATCCAGGGGCTCGGCGGCGCCGACCAGGCGATCGTCACCGCGGTCTCGCCCCGCGCCTTCGAGCAGGCCTTCGCGTCGCTGCGTCGCGGCGGCACGTTGTCGATGGTGGGGCTGCCGGCGGACAACGACATGACCCTGCCGATCTTCGAGACGGTGCTGCAGGGGATCACCGTGCGCGGATCGATCGTCGGGACGCGCAAGGACCTCGCCGAGGTGTTCGAGCTGCACCGGCTCGGGCGCACGCGGGTCGTGCGT
Protein-coding regions in this window:
- a CDS encoding zinc-dependent alcohol dehydrogenase — protein: MRAAIVRAFNAPLEVTDVPTPEPGPEQVLVRIEASGLCHTDIHAWRGDWPVKPSPPFIPGHEGVGIVEAIGASVTRVAVGQRVALPWLATACGTCDHCVGGWETLCESQQNTGYSVDGGYAEYAVADARYVGLVPKGIDPVDAAPLTCAGVTTYKAVKVAGTRSSDLVAVFGVGGLGHLAVQYAAIAGGTVVAVDLFDDKLEQAKTLGATYTVNAREQDVAAEIQGLGGADQAIVTAVSPRAFEQAFASLRRGGTLSMVGLPADNDMTLPIFETVLQGITVRGSIVGTRKDLAEVFELHRLGRTRVVREVRRLDSVNEDFAAVEAGEVTARLVFTF